A genomic region of Terriglobia bacterium contains the following coding sequences:
- a CDS encoding fumarylacetoacetate hydrolase family protein, with protein sequence MKYCRLLINNEPQFALVETEGSTGRELITRVFKSAPAARIPDEDAVSKRINPIPLQDAGLLTPVLPSKIVCVGRNYRAHAAELGNEVPTEPLIFFKPPSSLNDPGAQIRLPRLSQNVPYEGELAVVIGKTCYHVREGEDVRDYILGYTILNDVTARDLQKKENQWARAKGFDTFAPVGPVVVDGLDPWAGIEVETRINHEVRQHGTTADFIFPLDVIIRHITAAMTLVPGDVIATGTPEGVGPLHAGDVVEISVQGVGTLRNPVVDE encoded by the coding sequence ATGAAATATTGCCGACTGCTCATTAACAACGAACCGCAGTTCGCGCTGGTGGAGACCGAAGGGTCCACCGGGCGGGAGCTGATCACGCGCGTGTTCAAGTCCGCGCCCGCAGCGCGTATTCCGGACGAAGACGCGGTGTCGAAGCGCATTAATCCCATCCCGCTGCAAGATGCCGGTCTGCTGACGCCGGTGTTGCCCTCGAAGATCGTCTGCGTGGGCCGGAACTACCGCGCGCACGCGGCCGAGCTGGGCAACGAGGTTCCCACCGAGCCGCTAATCTTTTTCAAGCCGCCGTCTTCGCTCAACGATCCCGGCGCGCAGATTCGCCTGCCCCGACTCTCGCAGAACGTGCCCTACGAAGGCGAGCTGGCGGTGGTGATCGGCAAGACCTGCTACCACGTGCGCGAGGGCGAGGACGTGCGCGACTACATCCTCGGCTACACCATCCTCAACGACGTCACCGCGCGCGACCTGCAGAAGAAAGAGAACCAGTGGGCGCGCGCCAAGGGCTTCGACACCTTCGCTCCAGTCGGGCCGGTCGTGGTGGACGGCCTGGATCCGTGGGCCGGCATCGAGGTGGAAACGCGTATCAACCACGAGGTGCGGCAGCACGGCACCACCGCCGATTTCATCTTCCCGCTCGATGTTATAATCCGCCATATTACCGCCGCCATGACGCTGGTTCCCGGCGATGTCATTGCTACCGGAACGCCCGAAGGCGTCGGGCCGCTGCACGCCGGCGACGTCGTGGAAATCTCCGTCCAGGGTGTCGGCACGCTGCGCAATCCCGTGGTGGACGAATGA
- a CDS encoding 1-acyl-sn-glycerol-3-phosphate acyltransferase, translating into MNTSAKHWNALSWARSIFIFDVLIYIYTFVLGTLSLLSSLFDRDGRIQHGFARLWSWLILHTIFCPVTITGMERLDRSRPQVLAANHISALDIPLLYEHLPFQFRIMAKRELFRYPFMGWHLRRSGQIPVDAGSAMASMRSLMRGVRSLQGGMPLVVFPEGGRSASGQVRPFMSGAFYIAIKAGVDIVPMAIVGTYEVLPMNSFHIRPGTMRLVIGEPISTAGYSLRDMDVLAARAQKAVEDLYYSHSRVPDPRMAAGTIGSQA; encoded by the coding sequence GTGAACACATCGGCGAAACACTGGAACGCCCTGAGCTGGGCTCGCTCCATCTTCATCTTCGACGTCCTCATCTACATCTACACCTTCGTGCTCGGCACGCTGTCCCTGCTGTCGTCGCTGTTCGACCGTGACGGCCGCATCCAGCACGGTTTTGCGCGGCTCTGGTCGTGGCTGATCCTGCACACCATCTTCTGCCCGGTCACCATCACCGGCATGGAGAGGCTCGACCGCTCGCGCCCGCAGGTGCTGGCCGCCAATCACATTTCCGCACTCGACATCCCGCTCCTCTACGAGCACCTGCCCTTCCAGTTCCGCATCATGGCCAAAAGAGAATTGTTCCGCTACCCGTTCATGGGCTGGCACCTGCGCCGTTCCGGCCAGATTCCGGTGGACGCCGGCAGCGCTATGGCCTCCATGCGCAGCCTGATGCGCGGCGTTCGCAGCCTGCAGGGCGGCATGCCACTGGTCGTCTTCCCCGAAGGCGGTCGCTCCGCCAGCGGGCAGGTCCGGCCCTTCATGAGCGGCGCGTTCTACATCGCCATCAAGGCCGGGGTGGACATCGTCCCCATGGCCATCGTCGGCACCTACGAAGTTCTCCCCATGAACAGCTTTCACATCCGACCCGGCACGATGCGGCTGGTCATCGGTGAGCCGATTTCAACCGCTGGCTACAGCCTGCGCGACATGGACGTCCTCGCCGCCCGCGCGCAGAAAGCCGTCGAGGACCTCTACTATTCCCATTCCCGCGTACCCGACCCGCGCATGGCTGCGGGCACCATAGGAAGTCAGGCGTGA
- the fsa gene encoding fructose-6-phosphate aldolase, which yields MKFFIDTANLNEIREANAMGILDGVTTNPSLIAKEGKPFKDTILEICRIVDGPVSVEVVAIEARGMLREAEEFATWHKNVVVKLPTTKEGLKACKTLSGKGIRTNLTLCFSPNQALMVAKAGATYVSPFVGRLDDISHVGMDLVRQIIQIYNNYGYKTQVLAASLRHPLHVVEAAMAGAHVATIPFKVLDQMIKHPLTDRGLDAFLKDWEKVKALAEAELIAKG from the coding sequence ATGAAATTCTTCATTGATACCGCCAACCTGAACGAAATCCGTGAGGCCAATGCCATGGGCATCCTCGACGGCGTCACCACCAACCCCTCGCTGATCGCCAAGGAAGGCAAGCCATTCAAGGACACGATCCTGGAGATCTGCCGGATTGTGGACGGGCCGGTCAGCGTGGAAGTAGTGGCCATCGAAGCCAGGGGCATGCTGCGCGAGGCGGAAGAATTCGCGACGTGGCACAAGAATGTCGTGGTTAAGCTGCCCACCACGAAAGAAGGATTGAAGGCGTGTAAGACGCTGAGCGGAAAAGGCATTCGCACGAATTTGACGCTGTGCTTCTCGCCCAACCAGGCGCTGATGGTGGCCAAGGCGGGCGCCACCTATGTCAGCCCGTTTGTCGGGCGGTTGGATGACATCAGCCACGTCGGTATGGACTTGGTTCGGCAGATCATCCAGATCTATAACAATTACGGATACAAGACGCAGGTGCTGGCAGCATCGCTGCGGCATCCGCTGCACGTGGTGGAAGCTGCGATGGCGGGCGCGCACGTGGCCACTATCCCATTCAAGGTGCTGGACCAGATGATCAAGCATCCGCTCACCGACAGGGGCCTGGACGCCTTCCTCAAAGACTGGGAGAAGGTGAAGGCGCTAGCGGAAGCGGAGTTGATCGCGAAGGGCTGA
- the hslU gene encoding ATP-dependent protease ATPase subunit HslU has translation MAIYLPQTAEEESIGLDELTPREIVGELDKHVVGQQAAKRAVAIALRNRMRRQKLSPELAEEVIPKNIIMIGPTGVGKTEIARRLAKLANSPFLKVEASKFTEVGYVGRDVESMVRDLVEIAIDMVREEKLEDVADKAELNAEERLLDLLLPANVGFASTPPRTDGGSAIEIVHPGDSNTRTREKLRQQLREGKLDDRIVELDVREKSFPAFEIVSNQGVEEMDVNIKDMLPNIFGQRTKKRKMKVSEAFEYLVQEEESRLIDMDQVTRIAVERVEQSGIIFLDEIDKIAGRESGHGPDVSREGVQRDILPIVEGTTVNTRYGMVRTDHILFIAAGAFHVSKPSDLIPELQGRFPIRVELQSLTIADFIKILTEPKSSLVKQYTALLETEGLKLEFTPESLEEVANFAARVNEGTENIGARRLHTIMERVLDQISFDAPDMKEKQVTVDADYVRKMLSEIVKDQDLSRYIL, from the coding sequence ATGGCTATTTACTTACCGCAGACCGCAGAAGAAGAAAGCATCGGACTCGACGAGCTGACCCCGCGCGAGATCGTGGGCGAGCTCGACAAGCACGTTGTGGGCCAGCAGGCGGCCAAGCGCGCTGTGGCCATCGCCCTGCGCAACCGCATGCGCCGCCAGAAACTGTCGCCCGAGCTGGCGGAAGAAGTCATTCCCAAGAACATCATCATGATCGGCCCCACGGGCGTGGGGAAAACCGAGATCGCGCGCCGTCTGGCCAAGCTGGCCAACTCACCGTTCCTCAAGGTCGAGGCCTCGAAGTTCACCGAGGTCGGCTACGTCGGGCGCGACGTTGAGTCCATGGTCCGCGACCTGGTCGAGATCGCCATTGACATGGTGCGCGAAGAGAAGCTGGAGGACGTGGCGGACAAGGCCGAACTGAACGCCGAGGAGCGGCTGCTGGACCTGCTGCTGCCTGCCAACGTCGGATTCGCCAGCACGCCACCGCGGACGGATGGCGGATCTGCGATTGAGATAGTCCATCCCGGAGACTCGAATACGCGCACGCGGGAAAAACTGCGTCAGCAGTTGCGCGAAGGCAAGCTCGACGACCGCATTGTCGAGCTCGACGTGCGCGAAAAGTCGTTTCCCGCGTTCGAAATCGTCTCCAACCAGGGTGTCGAGGAGATGGACGTCAATATCAAGGACATGCTGCCCAATATCTTCGGCCAGCGCACCAAGAAGCGGAAGATGAAGGTCAGCGAGGCCTTCGAGTACCTGGTGCAGGAAGAAGAGTCGCGCCTGATCGACATGGACCAGGTGACGCGCATCGCGGTGGAGCGGGTGGAGCAGTCGGGCATCATTTTCCTGGACGAGATCGACAAGATCGCCGGCCGCGAAAGCGGTCACGGACCCGACGTTTCGCGCGAAGGCGTGCAGCGCGACATCCTGCCCATCGTGGAAGGCACCACGGTCAACACGCGCTACGGCATGGTGCGCACCGACCACATCCTGTTCATTGCTGCGGGCGCGTTCCACGTCTCCAAGCCGAGCGACCTGATTCCGGAACTGCAGGGCCGGTTCCCGATCCGCGTCGAACTGCAATCGCTGACCATCGCCGACTTCATCAAGATCCTCACCGAACCCAAGTCATCGCTGGTAAAGCAGTACACGGCGCTGCTGGAGACCGAGGGCCTGAAGCTGGAGTTCACCCCGGAATCGCTGGAAGAAGTGGCGAACTTCGCGGCGCGGGTGAACGAGGGAACGGAAAACATCGGGGCGCGGCGGCTGCACACCATCATGGAGCGCGTGCTCGACCAGATCAGCTTCGACGCCCCCGACATGAAGGAAAAACAGGTTACCGTGGACGCCGACTACGTGCGCAAGATGCTGTCGGAGATCGTGAAGGACCAGGATTTGTCGCGGTACATTTTGTGA
- the cobO gene encoding cob(I)yrinic acid a,c-diamide adenosyltransferase has translation MPDVRRGLIIVNTGPGKGKTTAAMGTALRAVGQGMKVLMLQFLKGSWHYGELDAVQAFGDRFVMKQMGRGFVKVGGAETDPEDIRMVEQAWAEAERAILSGEWDLVILDEINYAISYGMLDPAKVADALKNRPEMVHVILTGRNAHPTIVDLADTVTEMRQVKHAYEKGVQAQRGIEY, from the coding sequence ATGCCAGACGTTCGCCGCGGTCTCATCATCGTCAACACCGGCCCGGGCAAGGGCAAGACCACCGCCGCCATGGGCACGGCGCTGCGCGCCGTCGGGCAGGGCATGAAGGTGCTGATGCTGCAATTCCTGAAAGGCTCGTGGCATTACGGCGAGCTGGACGCGGTGCAGGCCTTCGGCGACCGTTTCGTCATGAAGCAGATGGGACGCGGCTTCGTTAAGGTGGGCGGCGCCGAAACCGATCCCGAGGACATTCGCATGGTCGAGCAAGCCTGGGCCGAGGCGGAGAGGGCCATCCTGTCCGGCGAGTGGGACCTGGTGATCCTCGACGAGATCAACTATGCCATCAGCTACGGCATGCTCGACCCGGCCAAGGTCGCCGACGCGCTGAAGAATCGCCCCGAAATGGTGCACGTCATCTTGACGGGACGCAACGCGCACCCCACAATTGTTGATTTGGCCGATACCGTCACCGAGATGCGCCAGGTGAAGCACGCCTATGAAAAGGGCGTGCAGGCGCAGCGGGGAATCGAGTACTGA
- the accD gene encoding acetyl-CoA carboxylase, carboxyltransferase subunit beta — translation MTWFKRQSGDLEPSGEKKVRTEGLWVKCEDCRQIIWKKDLDANLNVCPKCQHHFRVDARTRLAQLLDDGEYTTDDMKLASTDPLKFTDLKKYSDRLTKTRKDTGLKDAIVNARGKLNGRPVIVSSMEYAFIGGSMGSVVGEAITRAVERATDLGNPLLIVSASGGARMMEGVISLMQLAKISAALARMDDARVPYISVLTDPTTGGTTASFAMLGDLNIAEPGALIGFAGPRVIEQTIRQKLPEGFQRSEFLLEHGMLDAVVHRKDLKNYIARALDFMMPNGKSS, via the coding sequence ATGACCTGGTTTAAACGACAGTCGGGCGACCTGGAACCCTCCGGCGAAAAGAAGGTCCGCACCGAGGGCTTGTGGGTGAAGTGCGAGGACTGCCGCCAGATCATCTGGAAGAAGGACCTCGACGCCAATCTCAACGTCTGCCCCAAGTGCCAGCACCACTTCCGCGTGGACGCGCGCACCCGCCTCGCCCAACTGCTCGACGATGGCGAGTACACCACCGATGACATGAAGCTCGCCTCCACCGACCCGCTGAAATTCACCGACCTGAAAAAATATTCCGACCGGCTGACGAAAACGCGGAAGGATACCGGCCTGAAAGATGCGATCGTCAACGCGCGCGGCAAACTGAACGGACGACCGGTGATTGTCAGCTCCATGGAGTACGCCTTCATCGGCGGCAGCATGGGCTCGGTGGTCGGCGAAGCCATCACCCGCGCCGTCGAACGCGCCACCGACCTGGGCAACCCGCTGCTCATCGTCTCCGCCTCCGGCGGCGCGCGCATGATGGAAGGCGTCATCAGCCTGATGCAGTTAGCAAAAATATCCGCCGCGCTGGCGCGCATGGATGACGCGCGCGTGCCCTACATCTCGGTCCTGACCGACCCCACCACGGGCGGCACGACGGCGTCGTTTGCCATGCTGGGCGACCTGAATATCGCCGAACCCGGCGCCCTCATCGGCTTCGCCGGACCGCGCGTCATCGAGCAGACCATTCGCCAGAAATTGCCCGAGGGCTTCCAGCGCAGCGAGTTCCTGCTCGAGCACGGCATGCTCGACGCCGTGGTCCACCGCAAGGACCTGAAGAACTACATCGCGCGCGCGCTCGATTTCATGATGCCCAACGGCAAAAGCTCTTAG
- a CDS encoding SDR family oxidoreductase has protein sequence MPNAPNLSLPDRVAVITGGSRGIGAATVKMFAAAGAKVLFNYQQNRTAADRVVNECGTDRCAAVQANLRNVESARELIERAVQRFGGVDILVANHGIWPPEDVPIDRMTDQQWHETIAINLDSVFGLVKHAVAQMKKQGRGGSIVLVSSTAGQRGESFHCDYAAAKGAVISMVKGLSTELAPDRIRVNCVAPGWVATDMAAPALNHPVTREKVFNTIPLRRVATPEEIAAPILFLCTEHAGFITGEIFNVNGGAVLVG, from the coding sequence ATGCCTAATGCGCCAAATCTCTCGCTCCCGGATCGCGTCGCCGTCATCACCGGCGGGTCGCGCGGCATCGGCGCGGCCACCGTCAAGATGTTCGCCGCCGCCGGCGCCAAGGTGCTGTTTAACTACCAGCAGAACCGCACCGCTGCCGATCGCGTAGTGAACGAGTGCGGTACAGACCGCTGCGCCGCCGTGCAGGCCAATCTCCGCAATGTCGAGTCCGCTCGCGAGCTGATCGAGCGGGCCGTCCAGCGCTTTGGCGGCGTGGACATTCTGGTTGCCAACCACGGCATCTGGCCACCCGAAGATGTTCCCATCGATCGCATGACGGATCAGCAATGGCACGAAACCATCGCCATCAACCTCGACAGCGTCTTCGGCCTGGTGAAGCACGCGGTGGCGCAGATGAAAAAACAGGGCCGCGGCGGCAGCATCGTGCTGGTCAGTTCGACTGCCGGGCAGCGCGGCGAGTCCTTCCATTGCGACTACGCCGCCGCCAAGGGCGCGGTAATCAGCATGGTCAAGGGACTCTCGACCGAGCTGGCGCCCGACCGCATCCGCGTCAACTGCGTCGCTCCCGGTTGGGTGGCGACCGATATGGCCGCCCCCGCGCTCAATCATCCGGTCACGCGCGAGAAGGTGTTCAACACCATTCCGCTGCGCCGCGTCGCCACCCCAGAAGAGATCGCCGCGCCTATCCTGTTTCTGTGCACTGAACATGCCGGCTTCATCACCGGCGAAATCTTCAACGTCAACGGCGGCGCGGTGCTGGTGGGATAG
- a CDS encoding gamma-glutamyl-gamma-aminobutyrate hydrolase family protein (Members of this family of hydrolases with an active site Cys residue belong to MEROPS family C26.), with the protein MRPRIAIPVPHSERDYALRALTQYEDAMRQAGGEPIVIPLEWSNQQIAQAAKRCDGILLPGSKADIDPEKYGAATRDPHTAPADPTRDNVDELLLQDAFNMRKPILGICYGLQALNVWRTGTLIQHLDTGVNHAAGHTVPRAHTVTIEHGSRLAGIVAPVKEFATEVCEDGNYVPQQEISVEVNSSHHQAADMIGDGLRVVARSDKDQVVEAVEGAASDHFVLAVQWHPERSFADDEPSRAIFRAFTQAALRRHQQPRVPVPDFESLKSSF; encoded by the coding sequence ATGCGACCCAGGATTGCTATCCCCGTCCCGCACTCCGAGCGCGACTACGCTCTGCGCGCCCTGACGCAATATGAAGACGCGATGCGCCAGGCCGGCGGTGAGCCCATCGTCATTCCGCTGGAATGGTCGAATCAGCAGATCGCGCAAGCGGCCAAGCGTTGCGACGGCATTCTTCTGCCCGGCAGCAAGGCCGACATCGACCCGGAAAAATACGGCGCCGCCACTCGCGATCCGCACACCGCGCCCGCCGATCCCACCCGCGACAATGTGGACGAACTCCTGCTCCAGGACGCGTTCAACATGCGCAAACCCATCCTCGGAATCTGCTACGGCTTGCAGGCACTCAACGTCTGGCGCACGGGAACGCTCATCCAGCACCTTGACACCGGGGTCAACCACGCCGCCGGACACACCGTGCCGCGCGCGCACACCGTCACCATTGAGCATGGATCGCGTCTCGCCGGCATCGTTGCGCCGGTGAAGGAATTCGCGACCGAAGTTTGCGAAGATGGGAACTATGTTCCGCAGCAGGAAATTTCCGTCGAGGTGAACTCCAGCCACCACCAGGCGGCGGACATGATTGGCGACGGCCTGCGCGTGGTCGCCCGCTCCGACAAAGATCAAGTCGTCGAAGCCGTCGAAGGCGCTGCGTCCGACCACTTCGTCCTCGCCGTCCAGTGGCACCCGGAGCGCAGCTTTGCTGACGACGAACCCTCGCGCGCCATCTTCCGGGCATTCACGCAGGCCGCGCTGCGCCGCCACCAGCAGCCGCGCGTCCCGGTGCCGGACTTCGAGTCGCTGAAGAGCAGTTTCTAG
- a CDS encoding bifunctional folylpolyglutamate synthase/dihydrofolate synthase, with protein MPYDSAVAQLYELGHELARTPAHKFDLAHMRVLLQPLGMPERQFRSVLIAGTNGKGSTAATLASILRAAGHRTGLYTSPHLVRINERIRINGEPISDSDFTRAHDDVEAAVARLLDSGKLPWHPSFFEILTAMAFLHFARSGVDIAVLEVGMGGRLDATNVVDPLVSVITDISLDHQKFLGNTVREIAGEKAGIIRPGGTVVTLPQHPEANDVIGNTILDRGARGVSAVPYVPPLSPGSPIENCHSERSEESVVSSDQKRETRTSYPLTVMGQEITVASPLFGRHQLRNLALAVAAAVELNDAGLRITPQDIERGIRETRWPGRFQIEPQGSIDFVLDVAHNPAGAWALRSALSQRYPDRPLLFVFGAMRDKAIAEMAEILFPLAHRVIATRAENPRSAAPQEIRDAAARTGAEIETGATVAAAIQAARRLTPANAVVVITGSIYVVGEAMPVLGIAP; from the coding sequence TTGCCCTACGATTCCGCAGTCGCGCAACTCTACGAACTGGGGCACGAATTGGCGCGTACTCCGGCGCACAAGTTCGACCTGGCGCACATGCGCGTGCTGCTGCAGCCGCTGGGCATGCCGGAGCGCCAATTCCGTTCGGTGCTGATCGCGGGCACCAACGGCAAAGGCTCCACCGCCGCCACGCTCGCCTCGATCCTGCGCGCCGCCGGCCACCGCACCGGCCTTTACACCTCGCCGCACCTGGTGCGCATCAACGAGCGCATCCGCATCAACGGCGAACCGATTTCCGACTCCGATTTCACCCGCGCCCACGACGACGTCGAGGCCGCCGTCGCCCGCCTGCTCGACTCCGGCAAGCTGCCCTGGCATCCCAGCTTTTTCGAAATCCTCACCGCGATGGCGTTCCTGCACTTCGCCCGCAGCGGCGTGGACATCGCCGTGCTCGAGGTCGGCATGGGCGGGCGCCTCGACGCGACCAACGTCGTCGACCCGCTGGTCTCGGTCATCACCGACATCTCGCTCGACCACCAGAAATTCCTCGGCAACACCGTGCGCGAGATCGCGGGTGAGAAAGCCGGCATCATTCGTCCCGGCGGAACTGTGGTCACGCTGCCCCAGCATCCCGAAGCCAACGACGTCATCGGCAACACCATCCTCGACCGCGGCGCACGCGGCGTCAGCGCTGTTCCCTACGTCCCGCCCCTGTCGCCGGGTTCACCCATCGAGAATTGTCATTCCGAGCGGAGCGAGGAATCTGTTGTTTCCAGCGACCAGAAACGAGAAACCAGAACCTCCTACCCTCTCACCGTCATGGGCCAGGAAATCACCGTGGCGTCGCCACTTTTCGGCCGTCACCAACTCCGCAACCTCGCGCTCGCCGTTGCTGCCGCTGTCGAACTCAATGACGCGGGCCTGCGCATCACCCCGCAGGACATCGAGCGCGGCATCCGCGAAACCCGCTGGCCGGGACGCTTCCAGATTGAGCCCCAGGGCTCGATCGATTTCGTCCTCGACGTCGCGCATAATCCCGCCGGCGCCTGGGCCCTGCGTTCTGCGCTGTCGCAGCGCTACCCAGACCGCCCGCTGCTGTTTGTCTTCGGCGCCATGCGCGACAAGGCAATCGCCGAAATGGCGGAAATCCTCTTTCCACTCGCGCACCGCGTCATCGCCACTCGCGCCGAGAACCCACGCTCCGCCGCGCCCCAGGAGATCCGCGACGCCGCCGCCCGCACCGGCGCCGAGATCGAAACCGGTGCCACCGTCGCCGCCGCCATCCAAGCCGCCCGCCGCCTCACCCCTGCCAACGCTGTAGTTGTGATCACCGGCTCGATTTATGTGGTCGGCGAAGCCATGCCGGTGCTGGGCATCGCGCCGTAG